A single genomic interval of Aureliella helgolandensis harbors:
- the secD gene encoding protein translocase subunit SecD, giving the protein MDGSLILNSLSSLMLFAQGAVDPTVSDQAEKAFDWAPYGVGAMFVLGIFVVPFIISHLITSAIRMQSHSFRLGVMLAAIFGGLLFGWARDFKLPTGIDMSGGTNLLYDIVADENGEKINAAALASALADRINPSGTKEITIRPSGESQIEIIVPMVDEFELQRIKDLLQNSGQLEFRIVANTRDHQDIIALANKQANSTVPSAAVMSEDGERVVGHWNTVSREETMKKGVFPLKTAVIGDILRDTYTGKILSVPQLDTRNDYALENWMDANGIKDVDILMAYEFAGQPYAVVAGDDLASAATEYDKTGQPTVSFRLNAVGAQKMTAMTAVNNPIGNFHRRMAIIMDKKVLSAPNLNSTISGNGQITGNFTKEEVDFLVTILRSGRLPATLSPEPVSENRVGAGLGALTIRKGTNASIWAVLVTFVTILLYYRFAGLVAAIVLIINGLLIFGVMIFIGQPLTLPGLAGLVLTVGMSVDANVLIFERIREEKSKGAAQRMAIRNGFDRAFTTIIDSNVTTLIAAIVLYWIGTDQVRGFAVALIIGIATSMFTATFCARILFEIAEKLKLVSLSMSDGVGFFKRTLVGDRDINFVGYQKICLALSILLIAVGLTATILRGKDILNIDFTGGTSVTFQLENPVGVEELRSMTREILVTDEDDKPVQSTLVRVEKEPADTVYSLVTSIENPDFLSKQLMEGFAKSKAAELVTYRVKYLPMSASPASSSSLMPGKFRFVSFQDDAAPAAETAPATDDAPAATESAEATDSEPSTATESTVPETPAAVEPPGEAASPAAVPGAETPTAEPTAVETTEFRLEFSGSIDDLETTSDEDKGAKIDGPTLRKHLIDGAKGLGINLNVPLVEVIPDPLPADWLPDDASGHATWIVKLPTSQENGQLIAQHLETEMKQQPKWLSLSKIGTRVADEMQQRAIAAILLSLVFIVGYIWFRFQKVAYGLAAVVALVHDVMITLGILALCHWLAKPLGFLLIEDFKIGLTEVAAFLTIIGYSLNDTIVVFDRIREVRGRSPKLTSEMINTSVNQTLSRTLLTSGTTIITVLLLYIFGGEGIHAFAFALLIGIVVGTYSSIFIAAPVLLWISNREAARQGPQRPAIDR; this is encoded by the coding sequence ATGGACGGCTCTTTAATTCTCAACTCCCTCTCAAGCCTCATGCTGTTCGCTCAGGGTGCCGTGGATCCCACGGTATCGGACCAGGCAGAAAAGGCGTTTGATTGGGCCCCCTATGGCGTAGGGGCGATGTTCGTGCTCGGCATTTTTGTCGTGCCCTTCATCATCAGCCACCTGATCACCTCTGCAATCCGCATGCAATCGCATTCCTTCCGCTTGGGAGTCATGCTGGCTGCGATCTTCGGCGGATTGCTGTTCGGTTGGGCGCGCGATTTCAAGCTGCCGACCGGCATCGATATGAGCGGTGGTACCAACCTGCTGTATGACATTGTGGCTGACGAGAATGGCGAGAAAATCAACGCCGCGGCCCTAGCCAGTGCCCTTGCAGATCGAATCAATCCTTCGGGAACGAAGGAAATCACCATTCGACCAAGCGGCGAATCGCAGATTGAAATCATCGTCCCCATGGTCGATGAATTCGAATTGCAACGGATTAAAGACCTGTTGCAGAATTCGGGACAACTTGAATTCCGTATTGTGGCCAACACGCGTGACCACCAAGACATTATCGCTTTGGCCAACAAACAAGCCAACAGCACCGTCCCCTCGGCAGCCGTCATGAGCGAGGATGGCGAGCGAGTCGTGGGACATTGGAACACGGTGTCGCGAGAAGAGACGATGAAGAAGGGGGTTTTCCCATTGAAAACCGCCGTCATCGGTGACATCTTGCGAGATACCTACACCGGAAAAATCCTGTCGGTTCCGCAACTGGATACGCGAAACGACTACGCCCTTGAAAATTGGATGGACGCCAACGGAATCAAGGATGTCGACATCCTGATGGCCTACGAGTTTGCGGGACAACCCTATGCGGTTGTGGCTGGCGACGACTTGGCAAGTGCGGCGACCGAGTACGACAAGACGGGTCAGCCCACGGTTTCCTTCCGCCTCAACGCTGTTGGCGCCCAGAAGATGACCGCCATGACCGCCGTCAACAATCCGATCGGCAACTTCCATCGCCGCATGGCGATTATCATGGACAAAAAAGTCCTGTCCGCTCCCAACCTCAATTCAACCATTAGTGGCAACGGGCAAATCACCGGCAACTTTACCAAGGAAGAAGTTGACTTCCTGGTAACCATCCTCCGTTCCGGACGCCTTCCTGCCACCCTCAGCCCCGAACCGGTTTCCGAAAATCGCGTGGGTGCTGGACTGGGAGCCCTGACCATTCGCAAGGGCACCAATGCGTCGATCTGGGCCGTGCTGGTCACCTTCGTCACCATCTTGCTGTACTACCGATTTGCGGGCCTTGTGGCGGCTATCGTGCTGATCATCAACGGCTTGCTGATCTTCGGAGTAATGATCTTCATCGGGCAACCCCTGACGCTTCCAGGACTGGCCGGACTCGTTCTGACCGTCGGTATGTCGGTCGATGCTAACGTGCTGATCTTTGAGCGGATCCGCGAGGAGAAGTCCAAGGGAGCCGCTCAGCGAATGGCAATCCGCAATGGGTTCGACCGCGCGTTTACGACGATCATTGACTCGAACGTCACAACCCTGATTGCCGCGATTGTACTGTACTGGATTGGTACCGACCAAGTGCGCGGTTTTGCGGTAGCTCTGATTATCGGTATTGCGACGAGTATGTTCACCGCGACATTCTGCGCTCGCATCCTGTTCGAAATCGCAGAGAAGCTCAAGCTCGTCAGCCTGTCGATGTCCGATGGCGTGGGCTTCTTCAAACGCACGCTAGTAGGCGATCGCGATATCAATTTCGTGGGCTATCAAAAGATCTGCTTGGCCCTCTCAATTCTGTTGATTGCTGTCGGCCTGACCGCGACCATCCTACGGGGCAAGGACATCCTCAACATCGACTTCACGGGTGGCACCAGCGTAACGTTCCAACTGGAAAACCCGGTTGGCGTGGAAGAATTGCGTTCGATGACCCGTGAAATCCTGGTTACCGACGAGGACGACAAGCCTGTGCAGTCGACCTTGGTCCGCGTTGAAAAGGAACCAGCGGATACCGTCTACTCCCTGGTAACCTCCATCGAAAACCCAGATTTCCTATCCAAGCAGTTGATGGAAGGCTTTGCGAAGAGCAAAGCTGCTGAGCTAGTAACCTATCGGGTCAAGTACCTACCGATGAGCGCTAGTCCGGCCAGCAGTAGCTCCCTGATGCCTGGCAAGTTCCGCTTTGTGTCGTTCCAAGACGACGCAGCACCGGCAGCCGAGACAGCTCCCGCAACCGACGACGCGCCTGCAGCGACCGAATCGGCAGAGGCGACCGATTCCGAGCCGTCCACAGCAACCGAATCGACGGTTCCAGAAACACCCGCTGCCGTGGAGCCCCCTGGAGAAGCCGCTTCTCCAGCAGCAGTACCAGGAGCAGAGACGCCTACCGCTGAGCCTACAGCCGTAGAAACAACCGAGTTCCGACTCGAGTTTAGCGGTAGTATCGATGACCTCGAAACCACATCGGACGAAGACAAAGGTGCCAAGATCGACGGCCCTACACTTCGCAAACACCTGATTGACGGCGCCAAGGGACTGGGAATCAACCTCAACGTTCCATTGGTCGAAGTCATCCCGGATCCGCTACCCGCCGACTGGTTGCCAGACGATGCCAGCGGACACGCGACCTGGATTGTCAAGCTTCCCACCAGCCAAGAAAACGGCCAGCTGATCGCTCAGCATCTGGAAACAGAAATGAAGCAACAGCCTAAATGGCTGTCGCTAAGCAAAATTGGAACGCGAGTTGCCGATGAAATGCAACAGCGAGCGATTGCTGCCATCCTGCTCAGCCTGGTCTTTATCGTCGGTTACATTTGGTTCCGATTCCAGAAGGTGGCCTACGGCTTGGCGGCCGTGGTAGCACTCGTCCACGACGTGATGATCACCCTTGGAATTCTAGCCTTGTGCCATTGGTTGGCGAAACCGCTGGGCTTCTTGCTGATCGAAGACTTTAAGATTGGCCTCACGGAAGTCGCAGCCTTCCTAACGATTATTGGTTATTCGTTGAACGATACGATCGTGGTCTTCGACCGAATTCGCGAAGTTCGTGGACGCAGTCCCAAGTTGACCTCAGAGATGATCAATACCAGCGTCAATCAAACGCTGAGCCGGACATTGCTGACCTCGGGTACGACGATCATCACCGTCTTGCTGCTTTACATTTTCGGTGGTGAAGGCATCCACGCGTTTGCCTTTGCATTGCTGATTGGAATCGTCGTCGGTACCTACAGCTCGATTTTCATCGCAGCTCCAGTCCTACTGTGGATTTCCAATCGCGAAGCCGCTCGCCAGGGCCCCCAACGCCCTGCCATCGATCGCTAG
- the yajC gene encoding preprotein translocase subunit YajC, which produces MKYGLAELWSHSSWLLTNHVWLIGQGDTKVSPDSGADVVGAGADLEVGAAGDMNPIMLFLSNPLNLLLLSAILFMFIVIRPQQKQMKQLQKSLAELKKNDRVVTASGIHGIVVQANAGESVISIRIDENSGARMTVNRDSIAKIINPENKG; this is translated from the coding sequence ATGAAGTACGGGTTAGCAGAGTTGTGGTCTCATTCTTCGTGGTTACTCACGAACCATGTTTGGCTTATCGGTCAAGGAGATACGAAGGTATCGCCAGATTCCGGCGCCGACGTAGTGGGGGCGGGTGCCGACCTCGAGGTGGGCGCTGCCGGTGACATGAATCCCATCATGCTGTTCCTAAGCAATCCGCTCAATTTGCTCTTGCTGAGTGCGATTCTGTTCATGTTCATCGTGATACGACCGCAACAGAAACAGATGAAGCAGCTGCAAAAATCGTTGGCGGAACTGAAGAAAAACGATCGAGTGGTCACTGCAAGTGGCATTCATGGAATCGTGGTTCAGGCCAATGCTGGCGAGAGCGTGATATCGATCCGTATCGACGAAAACTCCGGCGCGCGCATGACAGTCAACCGAGATTCGATCGCCAAAATTATCAATCCAGAAAACAAAGGTTAA
- a CDS encoding NPCBM/NEW2 domain-containing protein has protein sequence MESIHQTYTTSPSSILPRFTSPRTAAPTPRSLTATVGRDRDSIASETEQRAASRTNHAHAPTATRGTRYCVAGFVGLLIHLATGLSVTAQTLHTANTIYSQASLRSIELDGSWRFDVSGDVVPTPPVAAEASDTAPSPAIDKTQTTLPLEQIVRWGGWRGPRRTQAAWLQGGSWLCGEILPRAGGVDIQSDWLETPRIPWPNLRGLLLNPPALQSQCIQLQSEMQAAEGELDQVWLSDGRQVAGVIAFARPDDANDALPLRTLKMERAGQNLEFDWNSIQAIVFSPALAGSYSEFSNASKLGLRDGSLLGVRSLKATAAGVHLELLSGISVRSLDPLAEFPQVVEYISAVPPQTIFLADLPPDSFRHLEENALQWPLGRNRDMWGRPLLVRLNSSLPSTERTDTGARSSIPPGERVATQQEAAVRPTIWSETVQVERGLAMHGSSQAAYRWDGKPGTFLAEVRLAAPLPQAKRLTGEVRCKVIVARAGKLSPIVDRQLPSDPAPPLGQEDALRIACDVTGAQLIVLVVESGADGGYGDQALWLDARVVAEKPERN, from the coding sequence ATGGAATCGATCCACCAGACATACACCACCTCCCCGAGCTCCATCTTGCCGCGATTTACCTCCCCGCGCACTGCCGCACCGACGCCGCGATCCCTCACAGCAACAGTGGGTAGGGACCGCGATTCCATTGCTTCTGAGACAGAACAGCGAGCCGCCAGCAGGACAAATCACGCGCACGCACCTACGGCGACGAGGGGCACTCGTTACTGCGTTGCTGGCTTCGTTGGGCTGCTAATTCACCTCGCCACTGGCCTATCGGTCACCGCGCAAACCCTACACACCGCCAATACCATCTACAGCCAAGCTTCCTTGCGTAGCATTGAGCTGGACGGTAGCTGGCGATTCGACGTTTCCGGCGATGTAGTTCCAACGCCTCCTGTCGCTGCGGAAGCAAGCGATACCGCCCCATCCCCCGCAATCGACAAGACTCAGACCACCCTGCCACTGGAGCAGATCGTGCGTTGGGGAGGTTGGCGTGGCCCGCGGCGGACACAAGCGGCATGGCTCCAAGGGGGAAGCTGGCTCTGCGGGGAGATCCTGCCTCGAGCGGGCGGAGTTGACATTCAAAGCGATTGGCTCGAAACGCCACGCATTCCTTGGCCCAATTTGCGTGGACTGCTGCTCAACCCACCCGCATTGCAATCCCAATGCATTCAGCTGCAGAGTGAAATGCAGGCCGCAGAGGGCGAGCTCGATCAAGTGTGGCTGAGCGATGGTCGACAAGTGGCTGGGGTGATTGCTTTTGCCAGACCCGACGATGCCAACGATGCGTTGCCACTACGCACCCTTAAGATGGAACGCGCCGGCCAAAATCTGGAATTCGACTGGAATTCGATCCAAGCGATCGTGTTCAGCCCGGCTCTGGCAGGCTCCTACAGTGAGTTTTCGAATGCCAGCAAACTCGGCTTGCGCGATGGCAGCCTGCTAGGAGTTCGCAGCTTGAAGGCAACCGCGGCGGGGGTGCACCTTGAGCTCCTCTCGGGCATTTCGGTCAGATCGCTTGACCCACTCGCTGAATTCCCTCAGGTGGTTGAATACATTTCTGCGGTCCCTCCCCAAACGATTTTCTTGGCAGACCTCCCCCCGGACAGCTTTCGGCATTTGGAAGAAAATGCGCTGCAGTGGCCCCTGGGACGCAATCGTGACATGTGGGGCCGTCCGCTGCTGGTGCGGCTAAACTCCAGCCTCCCATCCACGGAACGGACAGACACCGGAGCCAGGTCCTCCATTCCCCCTGGAGAGCGAGTGGCCACTCAGCAAGAGGCTGCCGTGCGCCCCACGATCTGGAGCGAAACGGTCCAAGTTGAGCGTGGATTGGCAATGCACGGCAGCTCGCAAGCTGCCTATCGCTGGGATGGAAAGCCTGGAACGTTTCTAGCCGAAGTCCGACTGGCTGCCCCGCTCCCTCAGGCAAAGCGGTTGACGGGCGAGGTTCGTTGCAAAGTAATCGTAGCCCGCGCGGGAAAACTCAGTCCGATCGTTGATCGACAACTCCCGTCCGATCCTGCTCCCCCGCTAGGCCAGGAGGATGCGCTTCGCATTGCCTGCGATGTCACGGGGGCACAGTTGATCGTCTTGGTAGTCGAGTCAGGGGCAGACGGAGGGTACGGAGATCAAGCCCTGTGGTTGGACGCGCGAGTTGTCGCGGAAAAACCTGAAAGGAATTGA
- a CDS encoding RICIN domain-containing protein gives MRTRCPRAPVVCFLLLASCRWGICHAQPPANAFDPSGNVRYSSIFSQRTELKPQVADAELVQIGTIGPGKQPRYLSRRTGGELASLASPPAGEADWWVTPVGAGLVRIQYQQRGQVLAIGLQGKNRIQLQPIGQHARQLWRPVASGQHAQQFLLESVAQPGFCLTQAGGGRVALQPIAVAATQQWFAIAPPVAATYEPIWRTVHQEVVPNTPLPDAVLELANNHRNALLILLADRRPGKEVQDLQIAAGSSQVVELERDAGATLVETTEVRTPSGVWSREQYTTPIPPSTYYDLSAYEVHLQSIAIDRTGKSPNPIEDTNYVPKSLGWFLLPAGSALPESGRLDVFEQASRAKNPGAVRRLDPARLEADAADPVEKLLQELQSTPRRSF, from the coding sequence ATGCGAACCCGATGCCCTCGAGCCCCAGTTGTGTGCTTCCTCTTACTGGCCAGTTGTCGTTGGGGTATTTGCCATGCGCAGCCTCCCGCCAACGCCTTCGATCCGTCGGGGAACGTTCGCTACAGCTCGATCTTCTCGCAGCGAACAGAGCTGAAGCCCCAAGTTGCAGATGCAGAATTGGTCCAAATTGGAACGATCGGTCCTGGCAAGCAACCACGCTACCTTTCGCGACGCACCGGTGGGGAACTGGCCAGCCTCGCTTCCCCTCCAGCCGGCGAGGCGGATTGGTGGGTCACCCCCGTGGGCGCCGGTCTGGTTCGCATCCAGTATCAGCAGCGGGGGCAAGTCCTGGCCATCGGCCTACAGGGCAAAAATCGAATTCAACTGCAACCCATCGGCCAGCATGCTCGCCAGCTATGGCGGCCTGTTGCGAGCGGCCAACATGCCCAACAATTCTTACTGGAAAGCGTCGCACAGCCAGGTTTCTGCCTTACCCAAGCGGGCGGTGGTCGCGTCGCACTCCAGCCCATCGCTGTCGCCGCTACCCAACAATGGTTCGCTATCGCGCCGCCTGTGGCGGCCACCTATGAACCAATCTGGCGAACCGTCCATCAGGAAGTGGTCCCTAACACACCGCTGCCGGACGCGGTGCTGGAACTAGCCAACAATCATCGCAATGCCTTGCTCATCCTGCTAGCAGATCGCCGACCGGGCAAGGAGGTTCAGGACTTGCAGATAGCCGCTGGGAGCTCCCAAGTCGTGGAGCTAGAGCGCGACGCAGGCGCCACCCTGGTAGAAACCACTGAGGTGCGAACACCAAGTGGAGTTTGGAGTCGCGAACAATACACAACCCCGATTCCTCCCAGCACCTATTACGACCTGAGTGCCTATGAGGTGCATTTGCAGTCGATTGCCATTGACCGAACTGGCAAGAGCCCTAATCCCATTGAAGACACGAACTATGTCCCCAAAAGCTTGGGCTGGTTTCTGCTGCCAGCCGGTTCAGCGCTGCCGGAATCAGGACGCTTGGACGTTTTTGAGCAAGCGAGCCGCGCTAAGAATCCCGGAGCAGTCCGCCGTCTAGATCCGGCGAGGTTAGAAGCAGACGCCGCGGATCCCGTCGAGAAACTGCTCCAAGAATTGCAATCCACCCCGCGTCGCAGCTTCTAA
- a CDS encoding prenyltransferase/squalene oxidase repeat-containing protein, which produces MNRLRGNASLSPSLSRRQLLQTTLAASSYLSIGCWSRRPCLAENFAARSDTDSLYDASVDKAIRRGLEVLVQRQNPDGTFLSSEQGEWVGVCSLVGLAWLSRGVRPGIGEAGQALRRTGDYVLSKVQASGFLSAKSTSHGPMYDHGFGTLFLAELYGTSSDLEMRRKLSSAVQLIVNTQNDLGGWRYNPKPEEADLSVTVCQMMALRAARNSGFGVPKEVIDRAVDYVRRSQNPDGGFMYQTRGGGSRFPLTAAAIVALYSAGIYTGHELDIAFEYMESQAETNRSRDRNNFFYYSHYYSAQAFWHIGGEPWRDWYAQLKKSLLSMQNPDGGWFDFNSLEYGTAMACLILNMPRSVLPIFQR; this is translated from the coding sequence ATGAATAGATTGCGCGGCAACGCATCGCTGTCCCCCAGCCTTTCCCGACGCCAACTGCTGCAAACCACGCTGGCTGCTTCCTCCTATCTCAGCATCGGCTGCTGGAGCCGACGGCCATGCCTTGCAGAGAACTTTGCGGCCCGCTCCGACACAGACTCACTCTACGATGCATCGGTGGACAAGGCGATTCGCCGGGGACTGGAGGTGTTGGTACAACGCCAAAATCCAGACGGAACCTTTCTCTCCTCGGAACAAGGTGAATGGGTCGGCGTCTGCTCCCTGGTCGGATTGGCATGGCTCAGCCGAGGCGTGCGTCCGGGGATAGGCGAAGCTGGCCAAGCACTCCGCCGCACGGGCGACTACGTGCTGTCGAAAGTACAAGCCAGTGGCTTCTTGTCAGCCAAAAGCACAAGCCATGGCCCCATGTACGACCATGGATTCGGCACCCTCTTCTTAGCAGAACTGTATGGCACCTCTTCAGATTTAGAGATGCGGCGAAAATTGTCCTCGGCAGTCCAATTGATCGTCAACACGCAGAATGATCTCGGGGGCTGGCGCTACAACCCCAAACCCGAGGAAGCGGATTTATCGGTCACGGTCTGCCAGATGATGGCGCTCCGTGCAGCCCGAAACTCTGGATTCGGCGTCCCCAAAGAGGTCATTGATCGCGCCGTCGATTACGTCCGCCGCAGTCAAAATCCCGATGGAGGATTCATGTACCAGACGCGGGGCGGTGGGAGTCGATTTCCGTTGACAGCGGCCGCCATCGTGGCTCTTTACAGTGCGGGTATCTACACCGGTCATGAACTCGATATCGCATTTGAATACATGGAATCCCAGGCCGAGACAAATCGCAGTCGAGATCGAAACAATTTCTTTTACTACTCGCACTACTACTCCGCCCAGGCCTTTTGGCACATTGGTGGGGAACCCTGGAGGGACTGGTACGCGCAGCTCAAAAAGAGTTTGCTGAGTATGCAGAATCCCGACGGAGGCTGGTTCGACTTCAATAGTCTAGAATACGGGACGGCCATGGCGTGTCTCATCCTCAACATGCCACGCTCCGTCCTGCCGATATTCCAGCGGTAG